One stretch of Rathayibacter festucae DSM 15932 DNA includes these proteins:
- a CDS encoding polyribonucleotide nucleotidyltransferase, with amino-acid sequence MEGPEITFAEAVLDNGSYGTRTVRFETGRLAQQAQGAVAAYLDEDTMLLSATSASKNPKDNFDFFPLTVDVEERSYAAGKIPGSFFRREGRPSTEAILVCRLIDRPLRPSFVEGLRNEVQIVITVLSIAPDEFYDALAINAASASTQISGLPFSGPVAGVRLALMSDGSGNDQWVAFPKASQLENAVFDLTVAGRVVTNEDGSSDVAIMMVEAEATDVSWNLIKAGATKPDEAVVAQGLEAAKPFLRALVEAQSKLAAETAKPVKDYPVFLPYAQETYDNVAELSYDELVRVYQIADKVERQDADDALKAKVKEQIAERIASGRLSAEAFAQVGAAYKSVTKVVVRGRILRDGVRIDGRGLADIRPLDAEVQVIPRVHGSAIFQRGETQILGVTTLNMLKMEQQIDSLSPVTKKRYLHHYNFPPYSTGETGRVGSPKRREIGHGFLAERALVPVLPSREEFPYAIRQVSEALSSNGSTSMGSVCASTLSLLNAGVPLRAPVAGIAMGLVSDVVDGHTRYAALTDILGAEDALGDMDFKVAGTSEYVTAIQLDTKLDGIPSSVLDAALKQAKDARTTILAVLTAAIDQPDEMAPTAPRVISVQIPVDKIGELIGPKGKTINAIQDETGADISIEEDGTVYIGAVDGPSAEAARAQVNAIANPTNPEVGEQFLGTVVKIATFGAFVSLLPGKDGLLHISEVRKLAGGKRVENVEDVLGVGQKLLVSITKIDDRGKLSLAPVVAEDAEAPVEVPAES; translated from the coding sequence TTGGAAGGTCCTGAAATCACATTCGCCGAAGCCGTTCTCGACAACGGCTCGTACGGCACCCGCACCGTCCGCTTCGAGACCGGCCGCCTCGCGCAGCAGGCTCAGGGCGCGGTCGCCGCGTACCTCGACGAGGACACCATGCTCCTCTCCGCCACCTCGGCGTCGAAGAACCCGAAGGACAACTTCGACTTCTTCCCGCTGACCGTCGACGTCGAGGAGCGCTCCTACGCCGCCGGCAAGATCCCCGGCTCGTTCTTCCGCCGCGAGGGCCGCCCCTCCACCGAGGCGATCCTGGTCTGCCGTCTGATCGACCGGCCGCTGCGCCCCTCGTTCGTCGAGGGCCTGCGCAACGAGGTCCAGATCGTCATCACGGTCCTCAGCATCGCCCCGGACGAGTTCTACGACGCCCTCGCGATCAACGCAGCGAGCGCCTCGACCCAGATCTCCGGCCTGCCCTTCTCGGGCCCGGTCGCCGGTGTGCGCCTCGCGCTCATGTCCGACGGCTCCGGCAACGACCAGTGGGTCGCCTTCCCCAAGGCCTCGCAGCTCGAGAACGCCGTCTTCGACCTCACCGTCGCCGGCCGCGTCGTCACCAACGAGGACGGCTCCTCGGACGTCGCCATCATGATGGTCGAGGCCGAGGCCACCGACGTCTCGTGGAACCTCATCAAGGCGGGCGCCACCAAGCCCGACGAGGCCGTCGTCGCCCAGGGCCTCGAGGCCGCCAAGCCCTTCCTCCGCGCGCTCGTCGAGGCGCAGTCGAAGCTGGCCGCCGAGACCGCGAAGCCGGTCAAGGACTACCCGGTCTTCCTGCCCTACGCGCAGGAGACCTACGACAACGTCGCCGAGCTCAGCTACGACGAGCTCGTCCGCGTCTATCAGATCGCCGACAAGGTCGAGCGTCAGGACGCCGACGACGCCCTCAAGGCGAAGGTCAAGGAGCAGATCGCCGAGCGCATCGCCTCCGGCCGCCTCTCCGCCGAGGCCTTCGCGCAGGTCGGCGCCGCGTACAAGTCCGTCACGAAGGTGGTCGTCCGCGGCCGCATCCTCCGCGACGGCGTCCGCATCGACGGCCGCGGCCTGGCCGACATCCGACCGCTCGACGCCGAGGTGCAGGTCATCCCGCGCGTCCACGGCTCGGCGATCTTCCAGCGCGGCGAGACCCAGATCCTGGGTGTCACCACGCTGAACATGCTCAAGATGGAGCAGCAGATCGACTCGCTGTCGCCCGTCACGAAGAAGCGCTACCTGCACCACTACAACTTCCCGCCCTACTCGACCGGTGAGACCGGCCGCGTCGGGTCGCCGAAGCGTCGCGAGATCGGGCACGGCTTCCTCGCCGAGCGCGCCCTCGTTCCGGTGCTGCCGAGCCGCGAGGAGTTCCCCTACGCGATCCGCCAGGTGTCCGAGGCGCTCAGCTCCAACGGCTCCACCTCGATGGGCTCCGTCTGCGCGTCGACCCTGTCGCTCCTCAACGCCGGTGTGCCGCTGCGCGCCCCGGTCGCGGGCATCGCGATGGGCCTCGTCTCCGACGTGGTCGACGGTCACACCCGCTACGCGGCGCTGACCGACATCCTGGGCGCCGAGGACGCGCTCGGCGACATGGACTTCAAGGTCGCCGGCACCTCCGAGTACGTCACGGCCATCCAGCTCGACACGAAGCTCGACGGCATCCCGTCGTCGGTCCTCGACGCCGCGCTCAAGCAGGCCAAGGACGCCCGCACCACGATCCTCGCGGTGCTCACGGCGGCCATCGACCAGCCCGACGAGATGGCCCCGACCGCGCCCCGCGTGATCTCGGTCCAGATCCCCGTCGACAAGATCGGCGAGCTGATCGGCCCGAAGGGCAAGACGATCAACGCGATCCAGGACGAGACCGGCGCCGACATCTCCATCGAGGAGGACGGCACCGTCTACATCGGCGCCGTCGACGGACCGTCGGCCGAGGCCGCTCGTGCTCAGGTCAACGCCATCGCGAACCCGACCAACCCCGAGGTCGGCGAGCAGTTCCTCGGAACCGTCGTCAAGATCGCGACCTTCGGCGCGTTCGTCTCGCTCCTCCCCGGCAAGGACGGACTGCTGCACATCAGCGAGGTCCGCAAGCTCGCCGGTGGCAAGCGCGTCGAGAACGTCGAGGACGTCCTCGGAGTCGGCCAGAAGCTGCTCGTCTCGATCACCAAGATCGACGACCGCGGCAAGCTGTCCCTCGCGCCCGTCGTGGCCGAGGAC
- a CDS encoding DUF2510 domain-containing protein produces MADDRGPQGSSSPAEFWGSPAPAGPPPGWYPDPAQVNTQRYWDGRAWTGHHAPLAPAAPAVGNAAATASLVLGILGLLLTPIPLFIGLLLGGPLDVLAVVFGVVGLVKGGARRGAGVTRAVVGLVLGALMLAAITVGAGTIW; encoded by the coding sequence GTGGCTGACGACCGGGGGCCGCAGGGATCGTCGTCCCCGGCGGAGTTCTGGGGCAGCCCCGCCCCCGCCGGTCCGCCGCCCGGCTGGTACCCGGATCCCGCTCAGGTGAACACGCAGCGCTACTGGGACGGCCGGGCCTGGACCGGGCACCACGCTCCGCTCGCGCCCGCGGCACCCGCCGTCGGCAACGCCGCCGCGACCGCGTCTCTCGTCCTCGGGATCCTCGGGCTGCTCCTCACGCCGATCCCGCTGTTCATCGGCCTGCTGCTCGGCGGCCCGCTCGACGTGCTCGCCGTCGTCTTCGGCGTCGTCGGCCTCGTCAAGGGCGGCGCGCGGCGGGGCGCGGGCGTCACCCGCGCGGTGGTCGGACTCGTCCTCGGCGCCCTCATGCTCGCGGCGATCACCGTCGGGGCCGGCACGATCTGGTAG
- a CDS encoding MFS transporter, with protein sequence MPTTGTPAERTTARTASSASRRPELGHHLGFWVIAVAFLSVMAFSTVPTPLYAIYQQRDGFPAFVVTVIFAAYAVGVVASLFLAGHVSDWLGRRRILLAAILVEVLASIVFLLWPDVPGLIVARLLTGIGVGALTATATAHLSELRAIARPEEGPGASRAVSTLVNVGGLALGPLIGGVLAVTVDRPLVVPYEVFLVLLVVLGIAVALVPETVERREELPAYRPQRLAVPAASRGTFLSAAVGAFAGFAVFGLFTSLAPTFLAGRFGETSHLLAGVVSFGVFAAGAVAQLTAGRLPVRRALLLSAAALTVGLVLVAWGAVAVVLPAFIGGGVIAGAGVGLIFRLALGVAGSLASDETRGEVLAGMFLASYVGLAVPVLLIGAALAVLPAVPVLVGFVAIVLALVLVAIARMLRSAV encoded by the coding sequence ATGCCGACCACCGGAACCCCCGCCGAGCGCACGACCGCCCGCACCGCCTCCTCCGCCTCCCGCCGCCCCGAGCTCGGGCACCACCTCGGCTTCTGGGTGATCGCGGTCGCCTTCCTCTCCGTGATGGCCTTCTCCACCGTGCCGACCCCGCTCTACGCGATCTACCAGCAGCGCGACGGCTTCCCCGCCTTCGTCGTCACCGTGATCTTCGCGGCCTACGCCGTCGGAGTGGTGGCCAGCCTCTTCCTCGCCGGACACGTCAGCGACTGGCTCGGCCGGCGCCGCATCCTGCTCGCCGCGATCCTCGTCGAGGTGCTGGCGAGCATCGTCTTCCTGCTCTGGCCGGACGTGCCGGGGCTGATCGTCGCCCGGCTGCTGACCGGCATCGGCGTCGGCGCGCTCACCGCGACCGCCACCGCGCACCTCTCCGAGCTCCGCGCGATCGCCCGGCCGGAGGAGGGACCCGGCGCCTCGCGCGCCGTCTCTACCCTCGTGAACGTCGGCGGCCTCGCGCTCGGCCCGCTGATCGGCGGCGTCCTCGCGGTGACCGTCGACCGCCCCCTCGTGGTGCCCTACGAGGTCTTCCTGGTGCTGCTCGTCGTGCTCGGCATCGCGGTCGCCCTGGTCCCCGAGACCGTCGAGCGCCGGGAGGAGCTGCCCGCCTACCGCCCGCAGCGGCTCGCCGTCCCCGCCGCCTCGCGCGGCACCTTCCTCTCGGCCGCCGTCGGCGCGTTCGCCGGCTTCGCCGTCTTCGGCCTCTTCACCTCGCTCGCGCCGACCTTCCTGGCCGGTCGCTTCGGCGAGACCTCGCACCTGCTGGCGGGCGTCGTCTCCTTCGGCGTCTTCGCGGCCGGAGCCGTCGCCCAGCTGACCGCCGGGCGGCTGCCCGTCCGCCGCGCGCTGCTCCTCTCCGCCGCGGCCCTCACCGTCGGGCTCGTGCTCGTCGCCTGGGGCGCCGTCGCCGTGGTGCTGCCCGCCTTCATCGGCGGCGGCGTGATCGCCGGGGCCGGCGTCGGCCTGATCTTCCGCCTGGCGCTCGGGGTCGCCGGCTCGCTCGCCTCCGACGAGACCCGCGGCGAGGTCCTCGCCGGGATGTTCCTCGCCTCCTACGTCGGTCTCGCGGTCCCGGTCCTCCTGATCGGCGCGGCGCTCGCCGTCCTCCCCGCGGTCCCGGTGCTGGTCGGCTTCGTGGCGATCGTGCTCGCGCTGGTGCTGGTGGCCATCGCGCGGATGCTGCGCTCGGCCGTCTGA
- a CDS encoding LysR family transcriptional regulator, which yields MDDRQLAAFVAVAEELSFTRAAARLYVVQSTLSATVRTLEQDLGAPLFTRSTRRVALTAVGEALLPSARAAIDSVDRMRSLAAEDAAGLRGRVRVGTFSALDILDLPGVLGAFRRRHPLVDLLLRTSPSGSTGLAEDLRRGRLDVALLALPVAELDDLAVTTVVRDRYVLLVDSADPLAGLVRPSPADLEGAAFIDTPSGFGNRVSVDRAFRAAGATRRVATEVADLPAIPLFVQAGLGPAVVPRSGIAPLEGVTAIELDWPGLVWEVSVCSAQRPSAAVQALTALLAERTGAV from the coding sequence ATGGACGATCGTCAGCTCGCCGCCTTCGTCGCCGTTGCGGAGGAGCTCAGCTTCACCCGCGCGGCCGCCCGCCTCTACGTGGTGCAGTCGACGCTGTCGGCGACCGTCCGCACGCTCGAGCAGGACCTGGGGGCGCCGCTGTTCACCCGCTCGACGCGGCGCGTGGCGCTGACGGCCGTCGGCGAGGCGCTGCTGCCCTCGGCTCGTGCGGCGATCGACAGCGTCGACCGGATGCGCTCGCTCGCGGCGGAGGACGCGGCGGGGCTCCGCGGCCGGGTCCGGGTCGGCACCTTCTCGGCGCTCGACATCCTCGACCTGCCGGGTGTCCTCGGTGCGTTCCGGCGGCGGCATCCGCTGGTGGACCTGCTCCTGCGCACCTCGCCGAGCGGATCGACCGGGCTGGCGGAGGACCTGCGCCGCGGCCGGCTCGATGTGGCGCTGCTCGCGCTGCCGGTCGCCGAGCTGGACGATCTCGCCGTGACGACCGTCGTCCGCGACCGCTACGTGCTGCTGGTCGACAGCGCGGACCCGCTGGCGGGGCTGGTGCGGCCCTCCCCCGCGGACCTGGAGGGCGCGGCGTTCATCGACACCCCGTCCGGCTTCGGCAACCGCGTCAGCGTGGACCGGGCCTTCCGCGCGGCGGGAGCGACGCGACGGGTCGCGACCGAGGTCGCCGACCTGCCCGCGATCCCGCTCTTCGTGCAGGCCGGTCTCGGACCCGCGGTGGTCCCCCGATCGGGCATCGCGCCGCTGGAGGGGGTGACCGCGATCGAGCTCGACTGGCCCGGACTGGTCTGGGAGGTCTCGGTCTGCAGTGCGCAGCGTCCCTCCGCGGCCGTGCAGGCCCTCACCGCGCTGCTGGCGGAGCGGACCGGGGCGGTCTGA
- a CDS encoding anti-sigma factor, with amino-acid sequence MTHLDPDELALLALGEDSSDAAAAHLEACPECAQQLVELGHAAGLGRQSRSLTLEAPPAEVWDRIRGELALGTADAPIAPVTALPVGRHTPSHRRPRARRLLPAALAALAALAIGVVGGFWLQASQGTDAVVVARADLAAFPDWQGASGSAELEDADGERQLVVHLDAAGATDSYREVWLIAADATGLVGLGVLDGTDGRFTVPADIDLAEYSLVDISEEPDDGDPQHSGDSIVRGPLREG; translated from the coding sequence ATGACCCACCTCGATCCCGACGAGCTCGCCCTCCTCGCCCTCGGCGAGGACTCCTCCGACGCCGCCGCCGCCCACCTCGAGGCGTGCCCCGAGTGCGCTCAGCAGCTGGTCGAGCTCGGCCACGCCGCCGGTCTCGGTCGGCAGAGCCGCTCGCTGACCCTCGAGGCGCCGCCGGCGGAGGTCTGGGACCGGATCCGCGGCGAGCTCGCGCTGGGGACCGCGGATGCGCCGATCGCCCCGGTCACCGCGCTCCCGGTGGGCCGCCACACGCCCTCGCACCGTCGACCGCGCGCTCGCCGGCTGCTCCCCGCGGCGCTCGCCGCCCTCGCTGCCCTGGCGATCGGCGTCGTCGGCGGCTTCTGGCTGCAGGCCTCGCAGGGCACCGACGCGGTCGTGGTCGCCCGCGCCGATCTCGCCGCCTTCCCCGACTGGCAGGGCGCGAGCGGCAGCGCCGAGCTCGAGGACGCCGACGGCGAGCGCCAGCTGGTCGTGCACCTCGACGCGGCCGGCGCGACCGACTCCTACCGCGAGGTCTGGCTGATCGCCGCCGACGCCACCGGACTGGTGGGGCTCGGGGTGCTGGACGGCACGGACGGCCGCTTCACGGTCCCCGCCGACATCGACCTCGCCGAGTACTCGCTCGTCGACATCTCCGAGGAGCCCGACGACGGCGACCCGCAGCACTCCGGCGACTCGATCGTCCGCGGACCGCTTCGCGAGGGCTGA
- a CDS encoding RNA polymerase sigma factor codes for MSITAAPQAAEPLATGPRCRPQSRRTPLSDAQTREPDDEAADERALVQRLGLRFAAGEESALAEAYSRWSPLVFTLALRSLGDRGDAEDVVQRVFVSAWTGRGSFDPGRAALGAWLVGISRKRIADAHENRSRERRLTAALVAVAPVDQGEPAVDLEERVLVADELARLDPVPRRVMSLAFYDDLTHTEIAERTGLPLGTVKSHIRRSLDRLRSRLEVSST; via the coding sequence ATGAGCATCACCGCAGCGCCGCAGGCCGCCGAGCCACTCGCGACCGGGCCCCGCTGCCGCCCCCAGTCCAGGAGGACCCCCCTGAGCGACGCCCAGACCCGCGAGCCCGACGACGAGGCCGCCGACGAGCGCGCCCTCGTCCAGCGCCTCGGCCTCCGGTTCGCCGCGGGGGAGGAGTCGGCGCTCGCCGAGGCCTACTCCCGGTGGTCCCCGCTCGTCTTCACCCTCGCCCTGCGCTCACTCGGCGACCGCGGCGACGCCGAGGACGTGGTCCAGCGGGTCTTCGTCTCCGCCTGGACGGGGCGCGGCAGCTTCGACCCCGGCCGCGCGGCGCTCGGCGCCTGGCTGGTCGGGATCTCGCGCAAGCGCATCGCGGACGCCCACGAGAACCGCTCGCGCGAGCGCCGGCTCACCGCCGCACTGGTCGCGGTCGCCCCCGTGGACCAGGGCGAGCCGGCGGTCGACCTCGAGGAGCGGGTCCTGGTGGCCGACGAGCTCGCCCGCCTCGACCCGGTCCCGCGGCGGGTGATGAGCCTCGCCTTCTACGACGACCTGACCCACACCGAGATCGCCGAGCGGACCGGCCTGCCGCTCGGCACCGTCAAGAGCCACATCCGCCGCAGTCTCGACAGACTCCGCTCCCGATTGGAGGTGAGCAGCACATGA
- a CDS encoding class F sortase, which translates to MSRIPTRPRALLVVGAIAVGLGLGGCSAQAVGVVPAPDASAPLPTSTPAAIPSSTPGPSAAAVPDVPVADARLGATPAPVVLAPTRLVVDGLPIDMPVQPVGVADDGTMELVPDTDVAGWYRYGRGLDTAEGTTVIAAHVDSLTYGLGPFAELKKAQPGQRIGLTGEDGVQRVYTVDTVETTEKTTVDLSSVFVQDGAARLVLITCGGDFDYDTRHYLSNVVVTATPSP; encoded by the coding sequence ATGAGCAGGATCCCCACCCGGCCGCGCGCTCTCCTCGTGGTCGGCGCGATCGCGGTCGGCCTCGGCCTCGGCGGCTGCTCGGCACAGGCGGTCGGGGTCGTGCCCGCCCCTGACGCGAGTGCGCCGCTCCCGACGTCGACGCCGGCCGCGATCCCCTCCAGCACACCCGGTCCGTCCGCCGCCGCGGTGCCGGACGTCCCGGTCGCGGACGCCCGCCTCGGTGCGACGCCCGCGCCGGTGGTGCTCGCGCCGACGCGCCTGGTCGTCGACGGCCTGCCGATCGACATGCCCGTGCAGCCGGTCGGCGTCGCCGACGACGGCACGATGGAGCTGGTCCCCGACACCGATGTGGCCGGCTGGTACCGCTACGGCCGGGGGCTCGACACCGCCGAGGGGACGACCGTGATCGCCGCCCACGTCGACTCCCTCACCTACGGGCTCGGCCCGTTCGCCGAGCTGAAGAAGGCGCAGCCCGGCCAGCGCATCGGCCTGACGGGCGAGGACGGCGTCCAGCGCGTCTACACGGTGGACACCGTCGAGACCACGGAGAAGACCACGGTCGACCTCTCGAGCGTCTTCGTCCAGGACGGCGCCGCCCGGCTGGTCCTGATCACCTGCGGCGGCGACTTCGACTACGACACCCGTCACTACCTCAGCAACGTGGTCGTCACCGCGACCCCCTCGCCGTGA
- a CDS encoding DUF4397 domain-containing protein, with translation MTTSRLTHRLLAGACLGTLAVAGLAAAPASAADADSADLYVLHAVPDTPVDVYVNGALTLDDFTPGSLAGPLDLPTGTYTVAITAADAADASAPVIGPVDLALEAGKSYTVAAHLKPDNTPTATLFPNDISATAAGEGRLTVRHIAAAPAVDILAGGSPVLTNVTNPNEGILNLAPATISTVVAATGTTAPVIGPADVQVQEGVNTIVYAWGSLEKGNLALATQTIGGLHSSPSGVPAGEAGLAADNRTDAAAGWWGAAALASLALIGAALVGRRKAVAGR, from the coding sequence GTGACCACCTCCCGCCTCACCCACCGCCTGCTCGCCGGGGCCTGCCTCGGCACCCTCGCCGTCGCCGGTCTCGCCGCCGCTCCCGCGAGCGCGGCCGACGCCGACTCGGCCGACCTCTACGTGCTGCACGCGGTCCCCGACACCCCGGTCGACGTGTACGTCAACGGAGCACTGACGCTCGACGACTTCACGCCCGGCTCGCTGGCCGGCCCGCTCGACCTGCCCACCGGCACCTACACCGTCGCGATCACCGCCGCGGACGCCGCCGACGCGAGCGCCCCGGTCATCGGCCCGGTCGACCTCGCGCTCGAGGCCGGCAAGAGCTACACCGTCGCCGCGCACCTCAAGCCCGACAACACCCCCACCGCGACGCTTTTCCCGAACGACATCTCCGCCACCGCGGCCGGAGAGGGACGCCTCACGGTCCGCCACATCGCCGCGGCCCCCGCGGTGGACATCCTCGCCGGCGGCTCGCCGGTGCTGACGAACGTGACCAACCCGAACGAGGGCATCCTCAACCTCGCTCCGGCCACGATCTCGACCGTGGTCGCCGCGACCGGGACCACCGCTCCGGTCATCGGCCCGGCCGACGTCCAGGTCCAGGAGGGCGTCAACACGATCGTCTACGCCTGGGGCAGCCTGGAGAAGGGCAACCTCGCCCTCGCGACGCAGACCATCGGCGGTCTGCACTCGTCGCCGTCCGGTGTCCCCGCCGGTGAGGCCGGCCTCGCGGCCGACAACCGCACCGACGCCGCCGCCGGCTGGTGGGGCGCTGCCGCGCTCGCCTCGCTCGCGCTGATCGGTGCCGCGCTGGTCGGCCGCCGCAAGGCCGTCGCCGGTCGCTGA
- the rpsO gene encoding 30S ribosomal protein S15, with product MALEADVKKAIIEEYATHPGDTGSPEVQVAVLTKRIKDLTEHLKEHKHDHHSRRGLLLLVGQRRRLLGYLSDVDISRYRSLIERLGLRR from the coding sequence ATGGCACTCGAAGCAGACGTCAAGAAGGCGATCATCGAAGAGTACGCGACCCACCCCGGTGACACCGGATCCCCCGAGGTGCAGGTGGCCGTCCTGACCAAGCGGATCAAGGACCTCACCGAGCACCTCAAGGAGCACAAGCACGACCACCACTCGCGTCGTGGTCTGCTGCTGCTCGTGGGTCAGCGCCGTCGACTCCTCGGCTACCTGTCGGACGTGGACATCAGCCGCTACCGCTCGCTGATCGAGCGTCTCGGCCTGCGTCGATAG
- a CDS encoding MFS transporter, whose product MERVSQPPSAPRRSHVVDLSPLRESPAFARLWAGNVISGIGGQMTIVAVGLHIYELTGSTLAVAMVGVVALVPTVIAGLYGGMLADAFDRRLVLLLSAIVAWGSTAAIAALAWFGAETPLTLYALTAVNAVATTIIGATRMTVAPRLLRLELVPAAAALGGIAGGVEVTVGPALAGVLVASSGFAVTYTIDVVLFLAAFLGIAGLPALVPEGERQRPGLESLRYGLRFLRGAPNIRLSFLVDIVAMTFGQPRVVFPAAAALLLGGGAVTVGFLTAAYAVGALLSSVFSGRLTGVRSQGLAIGRSIQAYGVLIVGFGAVLLVAELTAHDASEPNLGLIAAASVALAGAGAADNVSSIFRQTMLQTAVPDNMRGRLQGVFIVVVTGGPRVGDLYTGLLASLALLWLPPLAGGLAIVLILAAVLRLSPGFRRYDALHPVA is encoded by the coding sequence ATGGAGCGGGTGAGCCAGCCCCCCTCCGCGCCCCGGCGCAGCCACGTCGTCGACCTCTCCCCCCTCCGCGAGTCCCCCGCCTTCGCCCGTCTCTGGGCGGGCAACGTGATCTCGGGCATCGGCGGGCAGATGACGATCGTCGCCGTCGGCCTGCACATCTACGAGCTGACCGGCTCGACGCTCGCCGTCGCGATGGTCGGCGTGGTGGCGCTGGTGCCGACCGTGATCGCCGGGCTCTATGGCGGCATGCTCGCGGACGCCTTCGACCGGCGGCTGGTGCTGCTGCTATCCGCGATCGTCGCCTGGGGCTCGACCGCGGCGATCGCGGCGCTCGCCTGGTTCGGTGCGGAGACTCCGCTGACGCTCTACGCCCTGACGGCGGTCAACGCCGTGGCGACGACCATCATCGGCGCGACCCGGATGACGGTGGCGCCGCGGCTGCTGCGGCTCGAGCTGGTGCCGGCGGCGGCGGCGCTCGGCGGTATCGCGGGCGGCGTGGAGGTGACGGTCGGGCCGGCTCTCGCGGGCGTGCTGGTCGCCTCCTCCGGCTTCGCGGTGACCTACACGATCGACGTGGTGCTCTTCCTCGCGGCGTTCCTCGGCATCGCCGGGCTGCCCGCGCTGGTGCCCGAGGGCGAGCGGCAGCGGCCGGGGCTGGAGTCGCTGCGCTACGGGCTGCGGTTCCTGCGCGGGGCGCCGAACATCCGGCTGTCCTTCCTCGTCGACATCGTGGCGATGACGTTCGGGCAGCCGCGGGTCGTCTTCCCGGCGGCGGCCGCGCTGCTGCTGGGCGGCGGGGCGGTGACCGTCGGCTTCCTCACCGCGGCGTACGCGGTCGGGGCGCTGCTGAGCAGCGTCTTCTCCGGGCGGCTGACCGGGGTGCGGAGCCAGGGGCTCGCGATCGGCCGGTCGATCCAGGCCTACGGAGTGCTGATCGTCGGCTTCGGCGCGGTGCTGCTGGTGGCGGAACTGACGGCGCACGACGCCTCGGAGCCGAACCTCGGCCTGATCGCCGCGGCCTCGGTCGCGCTCGCAGGAGCCGGTGCGGCCGACAACGTCAGCTCGATCTTCCGGCAGACGATGCTGCAGACCGCGGTGCCCGACAACATGCGGGGGCGGCTGCAGGGCGTCTTCATCGTGGTGGTGACGGGCGGACCGCGGGTCGGCGACCTCTACACGGGGCTGCTCGCCTCGCTCGCGCTGCTCTGGCTGCCGCCGCTGGCCGGCGGCCTCGCGATCGTCCTGATCCTGGCGGCGGTGCTGCGGCTCAGCCCGGGCTTCCGGCGCTACGACGCGCTGCACCCGGTGGCCTGA
- a CDS encoding pyridoxamine 5'-phosphate oxidase family protein yields the protein MTDTTITPATDDDRAQITEIVKSAKIGLLTTVNETGQLVSRPLAAQDVDFDGDLWFFTQDPSAKVDDIRVNPSVNVAFESKKGYLSVAGSATVVHDPAKVDELWSPSISAWFPDGKDDPSVALLRVSAETVELWVTDSPAPVVLFKVAKAAVTGGQPDIGENRTVSFE from the coding sequence ATGACCGACACCACCATCACCCCCGCCACGGACGACGACCGCGCTCAGATCACCGAGATCGTGAAGAGCGCGAAGATCGGACTCCTCACCACCGTCAACGAGACCGGGCAGCTCGTCAGCCGGCCGCTCGCCGCGCAGGACGTCGACTTCGACGGCGACCTCTGGTTCTTCACCCAGGACCCGTCGGCGAAGGTCGACGACATCCGGGTCAACCCGAGCGTCAACGTCGCCTTCGAGTCGAAGAAGGGCTACCTGTCGGTGGCCGGCTCGGCGACCGTCGTGCACGACCCCGCCAAGGTGGACGAGCTGTGGTCGCCCTCGATCTCGGCCTGGTTCCCCGACGGCAAGGACGACCCGAGCGTCGCGCTGCTGCGCGTCTCGGCCGAGACCGTCGAGCTCTGGGTGACCGACTCCCCCGCCCCCGTCGTGCTCTTCAAGGTCGCCAAGGCGGCCGTGACCGGCGGCCAGCCCGACATCGGCGAGAACCGCACCGTCTCCTTCGAGTAG
- a CDS encoding ferredoxin reductase yields MIWTEAVTESVLPLTPTSRLIVLRVPGWPGHLAGQHLDVRLTAPDGYQASRSYSIGAPSDGERVELAVERLDDGEVSPYLVEGLEAGDRLEVRGPIGGWFVWRPEQTEPVQLIAGGSGLVPLMAMAREHGRIGSVAPMRLLYSVRSSVFAYYRDDLRALGELPADRGGVETELVYTRVAPPDAARPAGRLTPELLAALAIPASEEPTVYVCGPTAFVEAVATALVAQGHDPARVRTERFGGP; encoded by the coding sequence GTGATCTGGACGGAGGCGGTGACCGAGTCGGTCCTGCCGCTCACTCCGACCTCGCGCCTGATCGTGCTCCGCGTGCCGGGCTGGCCCGGGCACCTCGCCGGGCAGCACCTCGACGTGCGGCTCACCGCACCCGACGGCTACCAGGCCAGCCGCTCCTACTCCATCGGCGCGCCCTCCGACGGCGAGCGCGTCGAGCTGGCCGTCGAGCGCCTCGACGACGGCGAGGTCTCGCCGTACCTGGTCGAGGGCCTGGAGGCGGGTGACCGCCTGGAGGTGCGCGGTCCGATCGGCGGCTGGTTCGTCTGGCGTCCCGAGCAGACCGAGCCGGTGCAGCTGATCGCCGGCGGCAGCGGACTGGTCCCGCTGATGGCGATGGCCCGCGAGCACGGCCGCATCGGGAGCGTCGCCCCGATGCGCCTGCTCTACTCCGTGCGCTCCAGCGTCTTCGCCTACTACCGCGACGACCTGCGCGCACTCGGCGAGCTGCCCGCCGACCGCGGCGGCGTCGAGACCGAGCTCGTGTACACCCGCGTCGCCCCGCCCGATGCCGCCCGTCCCGCGGGCCGGCTCACGCCCGAGCTGCTGGCCGCGCTGGCGATCCCCGCCTCCGAGGAGCCGACGGTCTACGTCTGCGGCCCCACCGCCTTCGTCGAGGCCGTCGCCACAGCCCTGGTCGCCCAGGGCCACGACCCCGCCCGAGTCCGCACCGAGCGCTTCGGCGGCCCCTGA